In one Apium graveolens cultivar Ventura unplaced genomic scaffold, ASM990537v1 ctg1631, whole genome shotgun sequence genomic region, the following are encoded:
- the LOC141700005 gene encoding uncharacterized protein LOC141700005 yields MLCLLISGPTQPGNDIDVFLQPLIEDLKKLCHGKQVYDAYKNEQFLLIGILLWTISDYPAYGNLSGNIIKGYNGCPICVDQTKATRLVNYRKCVVMRHRRWLLPHHPYRRKKQDFDNTVEKEIAPVPLTGEEVLERVQHLKGHVYGKTQRQPRLKKGDARPVWKKVSIFFELEYWKFLPVRHVLDVMHIEKNICESLLGMMLNIPKKMKDKESVRIDMAEMGIRTELRPKTPGIKEKLPLASWNLTHSEKKVVCSSFLGMKLPDGFCSNIQNLVSMENLRLTGMKSHDCHTILHHLLPITIRSSLQKQVRKTIIKFCLFFKAICSKVIEVDKLEKMQSQLVEILCQLEKYFPPSLFDLMFHISVHLVREVELCRPIFLRWMYPFERYMKTFKGYIRNRARAEGCIAEAYIAEEAVEYLVDNEEVTIGVPKKGRHTKDSICKPLSGATIITPSCTDLHGAHLCVLQNTTAVRPYNDEHMAFLMTKYPEYENDEMWLKNKQNETLPKWFKEKIASNLANEKEISAEIRWIAYEPNKDVPTFSVYRMDGVTFSTKDRDDMRQVQCSGVCVEADTMVVQGKDQNIEHISHTYYGVIKSIWELDYNHFRVPIFLCNWVDINKGIKVDDLGYTSINLNRLGFLNDPFVLAKHVKQVCYIDDPSEKLWSVVLKLPEKKYHEDNNDADEESVEVELENDCFMPNFPELDDSGDDMDSYMRDVDELIQLS; encoded by the exons ATGCTATGCTTGTTGATATCTGGACCAACTCAACCCGGAAATGATATTGATGTGTTTCTTCAACCACTTATAGAGGATTTAAAAAAGTTGTGTCATGGGAAACAAGTGTACGATGCTTACAAGAATGAGCAGTTTTTGCTAATAGGCATCTTGTTATGGACTATTAGTGATTATCCAGCCTATGGTAACTTGTCGGGAAATATAATCAAAGGGTATAATGGTTGTCCTATCTGTGTTGATCAAACAAAAGCTACAAGGCTTGTCAATTATCGTAAGTGCGTGGTCATGAGGCATCGAAGGTGGTTGCTCCCTCATCATCCTTATCGTCGGAAGAAACAAGATTTTGATAACACCGTAGAAAAAGAAATAGCTCCAGTTCCATTAACCGGAGAGGAGGTACTTGAAAGAGTGCAACATTTAAAGGGACATGTCTATGGTAAAACACAACGCCAACCACGATTGAAGAAAGGTGATGCTCGACCTGTATGGAAGAAGGTTTCTATATTTTTTGAACTTGAGTATTGGAAATTTTTGCCGGTTCGACATGTTCTCGATGTGATGCACatcgagaaaaatatatgtgaatCTTTACTCGGTATGATGCTTAATATACCAAAAAAGATGAAAGACAAGGAATCTGTGCGCATTGACATGGCTGAAATGGGGATTAGAACAGAACTAAGGCCAAAAACTCCGGGGATAAAGGAGAAGTTACCATTGGCATCTTGGAATCTAACCCATTCTGAAAAAAAGGTTGTTTGCTCATCCTTCCTTGGCATGAAGTTGCCTGATGGTTTTTGTTCtaatattcagaacctggtttcAATGGAAAATCTTCGTCTTACCGGAATGAAATCTCACGACTGCCATACGATTTTGCATCACTTGCTCCCAATTACGATTCGCTCGTCACTACAAAAACAGGTCAGGAAAACTATTATCAAGTTTTGTCTATTTTTCAAAGCGATCTGTAGTAAAGTTATTGAGGTTGATAAGCTGGAGAAAATGCAATCGCAACTGGTAGAAATTCTTTGTCAGCTTGAAAAATACTTTCCTCCCTCGTTGTTTGATTTAATGTTTCATATCTCGGTTCATCTTGTAAGAGAAGTCGAGCTTTGTAGACCAATTTTCCTTAGGTGGATGTATCCTTTTGAGAGATACATGAAGACATTCAAGGGATATATAAGGAATCGAGCTCGTGCAGAAGGTTGCATCGCTGAGGCCTATATTGCAGAAGAGGCAGTTGAATATTTGGTGGATAATGAAGAAGTGACAATTGGGGTACCAAAAAAAGGCAGGCATACCAAGGATTCTATTTGCAAGCCATTATCCGGTGCAACGATTATAACCCCGAGCTGTACTGATTTGCACGGAGCACATTTATGTGTTCTACAAAATACCACTGCTGTTAGGCCATATAATGA TGAACACATGGCCTTTTTAATGACAAAATATCCGGAATATGAAAATGATGAAATGTGGCTTAAAAACAAGCAAAATGAGACATTACCAAAATGGTTTAAGGAAAAG ATTGCTTCAAATTTGGCCAATGAAAAAGAGATATCGGCCGAGATAAGGTGGATTGCATATGAGCCCAACAAGGATGTTCCTACATTCAGTGTCTATAGAATGGATGGTGTTACCTTTAGTACCAAGGATCGCGATGATATGCGTCAAGTTCAATGCAGTGGTGTGTGTGTAGAAGCAGACACAATGGTTGTGCAGGGTAAGGATCAAAATATTGAGCACATATCACATACATATTACGGAGTTATAAAAAGTATATGGGAGTTGGACTATAATCACTTTAGGGTCCCTATTTTTCTTTGCAATTGGGTAGATATAAACAAAGGGATTAAGGTCGATGACTTGGGATATACATCGATTAATTTGAATAGGTTGGGTTTTTTGAATGATCCGTTTGTTTTAGCAAAACATGTTAAACAAGTTTGTTATATCGACGATCCCTCTGAAAAATTATGGTCGGTGGTGTTGAAATTGCCCGAGAAAAAGTACCATGAAGATAATAATGATGCAGATGAGGAATCCGTCGAAGTGGAACTCGAGAATGACTGTTTCATGCCCAATTTTCCCGAGTTAGATGATAGTGGTGATGACATGGATAGTTACATGCGGGATGTTGATGAACTAATTCAACTTTCTTGA